AAGCACGCGCCGGGACATGGCGACGTCGCCGAGCCTGCGAAGGAGCGCCACGGTACGTCGGTGGGAGCACAGCCTTGAACGGGCCCGGGCAGCCGGACGATCCGACGCGAACCTATCGGCTCGATGGCGCGCGTCAGCAGGCCTATGCCAGGCTGGCCGCGCTGGTGGACGATGCCTGTGCATTGCTGGCCCGGCGACTGGGCCCCGCCGGGCAGGCGGCGGCGACGCAAGGCCCGATCGACGTGGTCGCGCTGCGCGCTCTGTCGCGCCAGCGCCAGACGGCCGCGGCGCGGCGGCGCGAAGTGGTCGAGGCGTTCGTGATGGGCGCCCTGGTCAACCACGATAACCCGGCCTGGAATCCGCTCGATCCGGCCACCAGCCGGCACGTGCAGGACAGCCCGCTGGCCACGCTGCTGACCGGCCAGGATGACGGTCAATGAACTGGAAGGAGAACCAATGAGCGATACCAACGACCTGGAACTGCGCATCCTGAACGGCCTGCACCGCGGCGCCAGCCTGCCGCTGGACGACCAGCCGCAACTGATCGGCGCCGGCGACGATGCCGACGTCGTGCTGGTCGATCCTGGCATCGAGCCGAGGCACGCGGTGCTGCGGCTGGCAGGGAGCAGCTGGTCGCTGCTGGCGCTGGACGGCATCGTGCGCGGCGCGGCGGACGACGTGCCGGCCGACCAGCCGCAGCTGGCGCCCGGCGATTGCGCGCGGGTGGGCCGGATCTGGCTGACCGTGGCGGCACCCGGCATGCCATGGCAGGACCCGCCGGCCGACCCGCCTCCCCAGGCGGCGATGCCGGAACAGGAGCAAGCCGGCGTGGAGGAGCCGCTGCAGGCTGAGGAGGCGGAACCGGTGGCACCGCCGGATGTCGCCGAACCCGTGCCGGCGCGCGTGCAGAAGCCTCGCCGGCGGCGCTCCCGCATCGTGATGCTGCCGGTCGCGCTGGGCGCCGGGCTGGTGGCGGCGGCTGCGTATGCGTACACGGCGCGCTCGGGCGAGCCGATGCCGGCACCCGCCACAACATCCCTGAAGCCGGCGGCCGCGCTGCCCAAGGCCGCGCAGCCGCCCTCCCCGCAGGCGCTGCGCGAAGCCTTCCGCCAGCGCCTGGCCGAAGTGGACCTGCTGCGCCGCTTCGACCTGACCCTGGAGGACCGGTCATGGACGCTGCGCGCGTCGCTGGACGAGGAAGAGGCGGCCCGCTTCCGCCGCATCCTGGATGCGTTCGTGGCCGCGCACCACATCGACTTCCCCATCGACGCCCGCATCGGCGGCGCGGACACGATGTTGCCCTTCAAGGTCAGGCAGGTGGTGTCGGGCGCCAACGCCAGCATCGTCACCGACGACGGCCAACGGCTCTTTCCGGGCGACGACTACAAGGGCGTGCGCCTGGTCGCCATCAACGGCAACCGCATCAGCTTCAACGGCCGCCAACCCATCGAGGTGAAATGGTGAGCGGCGACGTGGATGCGGTGCTGGAGCGCCTGCGCGCGCGCCTGCCCGAGTGGACGGCCGCGCTGCCGCGCCAGCCCGGCTTCAGCAGCCGGGGCAAGGTGTCGCAGGTGCTGGGCACGTTGATCGAGGCGCAGATGCCGCCGGTGCGCATCGGCGAGTTGTGCCACCTGTTCAACCCGGGCCAGGAAGCGGCACCGATGCTGGCCGAAGTGGTCGGTTTTACGGAGCG
This is a stretch of genomic DNA from Pseudoduganella chitinolytica. It encodes these proteins:
- a CDS encoding FHA domain-containing protein, producing the protein MSDTNDLELRILNGLHRGASLPLDDQPQLIGAGDDADVVLVDPGIEPRHAVLRLAGSSWSLLALDGIVRGAADDVPADQPQLAPGDCARVGRIWLTVAAPGMPWQDPPADPPPQAAMPEQEQAGVEEPLQAEEAEPVAPPDVAEPVPARVQKPRRRRSRIVMLPVALGAGLVAAAAYAYTARSGEPMPAPATTSLKPAAALPKAAQPPSPQALREAFRQRLAEVDLLRRFDLTLEDRSWTLRASLDEEEAARFRRILDAFVAAHHIDFPIDARIGGADTMLPFKVRQVVSGANASIVTDDGQRLFPGDDYKGVRLVAINGNRISFNGRQPIEVKW